One window of the Candidatus Aminicenantes bacterium genome contains the following:
- a CDS encoding RNA polymerase sigma factor: MLNKKRTPSSDCVWSVAAEGCLADKRGSFAGPGGGAAAADFGAGESGRERTLIQAAQAGDADAIRALYEAYRDRVWTILLYSLGDPLQAQDALQAVFFKVFRGLAGFRFQSGLFTWIYRIARNECLNQRRRRRAPHLPLEAILGSRDEIDPRPAAAGPETRLGRDLILKRAVMQLPLKMRDVIVLKYVEGLSYGEISRALGCAPGTVASRLNRALAELGERLGPFRRLI; this comes from the coding sequence GTGCTGAACAAGAAACGAACGCCAAGCTCCGATTGCGTCTGGTCCGTCGCGGCGGAAGGCTGCCTGGCCGACAAGCGCGGTTCTTTCGCCGGACCGGGCGGGGGGGCGGCTGCCGCGGATTTCGGCGCGGGCGAAAGCGGGCGAGAACGGACGCTCATCCAGGCTGCCCAGGCGGGCGATGCCGATGCGATCAGGGCTCTCTATGAGGCTTACCGGGATCGCGTTTGGACCATCCTTCTTTATTCGCTCGGCGATCCCCTGCAGGCCCAGGACGCGCTTCAAGCCGTTTTTTTTAAAGTCTTCCGCGGCCTGGCCGGCTTCCGCTTCCAATCCGGCTTGTTCACCTGGATCTATCGGATCGCCCGCAACGAGTGCCTGAACCAAAGGCGCCGGCGGAGAGCGCCGCACCTGCCGTTGGAAGCGATTCTCGGTAGCCGCGACGAGATCGATCCGCGGCCGGCGGCCGCAGGCCCGGAAACGCGCTTGGGCCGGGACCTGATTTTGAAGCGGGCGGTCATGCAGCTCCCCCTGAAGATGCGGGACGTCATTGTCCTTAAATACGTGGAAGGGCTTTCCTACGGCGAGATCAGCCGTGCCCTCGGCTGCGCCCCGGGGACCGTGGCTTCGCGGCTGAACCGGGCGCTGGCCGAGCTCGGCGAACGGCTGGGTCCGTTCCGGCGGCTGATATGA
- a CDS encoding metallophosphoesterase family protein, protein MRVLVFSDIHGNLEALAAVLRLAEKKKIDHYVCLGDLVGYGASPNEVVRIIRRLKPLSLIRGNHDKAVCSRESIDAFNPIAAAAIRWTRKVVTKTSHDFLHALPQGPQTVDGLFTICHGAPFDEDFYIFGEYDADEAFGYIKTPIGFFGHTHFPFVYVLRDGSLVGTHMDGGEIKLEEGSAYLINPGSVGQPRDRNPKAACLVYDTDHKTVRFHRLEYDIASCQKRIRKAELPAALADRLASGL, encoded by the coding sequence ATGCGCGTCCTCGTCTTCAGCGATATCCACGGCAATCTCGAGGCCTTGGCCGCCGTCCTGCGGCTGGCCGAAAAAAAGAAGATCGACCACTATGTCTGCCTGGGCGACCTGGTCGGCTACGGCGCCTCGCCCAACGAGGTCGTCCGGATCATCCGCCGGCTGAAGCCCCTGTCCCTCATCCGCGGCAATCACGACAAGGCCGTCTGCAGCCGGGAGTCGATCGACGCCTTCAACCCCATCGCCGCGGCGGCCATCCGCTGGACCCGCAAGGTGGTGACCAAAACCAGCCACGACTTCCTCCACGCCCTGCCGCAGGGCCCGCAGACCGTCGACGGCCTCTTCACCATCTGCCACGGTGCCCCCTTCGACGAAGACTTCTACATCTTCGGCGAGTACGACGCCGACGAAGCCTTTGGCTATATCAAGACGCCGATCGGATTCTTCGGCCACACCCACTTCCCTTTCGTCTATGTCCTGCGCGACGGCAGCCTCGTCGGCACCCACATGGACGGCGGCGAGATCAAGCTGGAGGAAGGATCGGCCTACTTGATCAACCCGGGCTCGGTCGGACAGCCCCGCGACCGCAACCCCAAAGCCGCCTGCCTCGTCTACGACACCGACCACAAGACGGTCCGCTTCCACCGCTTGGAATACGACATTGCCTCCTGCCAGAAGCGGATCCGCAAGGCCGAGCTCCCCGCCGCCCTGGCCGACCGGCTGGCCTCCGGGCTCTGA
- a CDS encoding TonB-dependent receptor — translation MPKSPSLIRRHTPIALILIALLAVASFGAPVEDKAAAKKPTAAQAQEKEKTAAERIQEKIEITVTATRVEIPLKQNPAATTVVETPLLKAMPRAIAIDEALKLVPGVKVDNQADGERVHLSIRGQGILTERGTRGIKAIVDGIPLNDPSGFVSDFFDIDWATIHRMEILRGPAAAFYGSGSSGGIINILTDDGGQAPIAADAYLAGGSFGFVKGLVQVGGTTGALNYRVSGSYASSQGYRDHTDFSADNFYGKFKIAVSPTVKLTAVLGYTDFYNGNAEGLNLAWFSADPSSRRKLANPDAYSLAEYKKTPAWYQDMFGVNRVPGNESQRTARFTSGVTGQIALAANLDLALTAYYRHTKYTEAVPSSVIHRGYDTPGASLQINHTAGGEAFKNHFSAGADFGWQTIDSLLHPNLGDAVEGSGILADQTMTQSSAGLFLLDRVELGPQWGVMLSLRYDNVTCKVDDHVGALSGDNAYKKATGRLGLTWNPADDFGLYASWGTGFLPPGTEELSNNPNAFGGFNRDLKPATSAGEEIGARGSIGGAIAYDVALFHLATDNDFGRYRISSRPLETFYGNVGSTTRYGLEASLSWYPIDPLALRLAYTYSRFKYDSVQTLDAFAVYEGTWMPNSPERQLYLDAELKITPALTAGAALEYVSSWYIDSTNRVYSFDPVLYPGVLYGRTDPYGLVHVRLGYKFEIGRNPFELLLSGRNIFGVEYYGFTEPDPDGNSYQPAATAEWSIGLRVGLGKK, via the coding sequence ATGCCAAAATCGCCGTCCCTCATCCGCCGACATACCCCCATCGCCCTCATTCTGATCGCCCTGCTGGCCGTCGCCTCTTTCGGTGCGCCGGTCGAGGACAAGGCCGCGGCCAAGAAGCCGACCGCCGCGCAAGCCCAGGAAAAGGAGAAGACGGCCGCCGAGCGTATCCAGGAGAAGATCGAGATCACGGTCACCGCGACGCGGGTCGAGATCCCCCTCAAGCAGAACCCGGCCGCCACGACGGTGGTCGAGACGCCGCTTCTCAAGGCCATGCCGCGCGCCATTGCCATCGACGAAGCCCTCAAGCTTGTCCCCGGCGTCAAGGTCGACAACCAGGCCGACGGCGAGCGCGTCCATCTGTCCATCCGCGGCCAGGGCATCCTGACCGAGCGCGGCACGCGCGGCATCAAGGCCATCGTCGACGGCATCCCGCTCAACGACCCCTCGGGCTTCGTCTCCGACTTCTTCGATATCGACTGGGCCACCATCCACCGCATGGAGATCCTGCGCGGGCCGGCCGCCGCCTTCTACGGCAGCGGCTCCTCGGGCGGCATCATCAACATCCTGACCGACGACGGCGGCCAAGCCCCGATCGCGGCCGACGCCTACCTGGCGGGCGGCTCGTTCGGCTTCGTCAAGGGACTGGTCCAGGTCGGCGGAACGACCGGCGCGTTGAACTATCGCGTCTCCGGATCCTACGCCTCGAGCCAAGGCTACCGCGACCATACCGATTTTTCGGCCGACAATTTCTACGGCAAGTTCAAGATCGCCGTTTCGCCGACCGTCAAGCTGACCGCGGTCCTCGGCTATACGGATTTCTACAACGGCAACGCCGAAGGCCTGAATCTGGCCTGGTTCAGCGCCGATCCGAGCTCCCGCCGCAAGCTGGCCAACCCGGACGCCTATTCCCTGGCCGAGTACAAGAAGACGCCCGCCTGGTATCAGGATATGTTCGGCGTCAATCGCGTTCCCGGGAATGAATCCCAACGAACCGCCCGCTTCACCAGCGGCGTCACCGGCCAGATCGCCCTGGCCGCCAACCTGGACCTGGCCCTGACCGCCTATTACCGGCACACCAAATACACCGAGGCCGTGCCCTCTTCGGTCATCCACCGCGGCTACGACACGCCGGGCGCCTCCCTCCAGATCAACCACACGGCGGGCGGGGAAGCGTTCAAGAACCATTTTAGCGCCGGCGCGGACTTCGGCTGGCAGACGATCGATTCCCTGCTCCATCCCAACCTTGGTGACGCCGTGGAAGGAAGCGGCATCCTGGCCGATCAGACCATGACCCAATCCTCGGCCGGCCTGTTTCTCCTGGACCGGGTCGAGCTCGGCCCGCAGTGGGGGGTCATGCTCAGCCTGCGATACGACAATGTCACTTGCAAGGTCGACGACCACGTCGGAGCCCTCTCCGGCGACAATGCCTATAAAAAAGCCACCGGGCGGCTCGGCCTGACCTGGAACCCGGCCGACGACTTCGGCCTCTACGCCAGCTGGGGAACCGGCTTCCTCCCGCCCGGCACGGAGGAGTTGTCCAATAACCCTAACGCTTTCGGCGGTTTCAACAGAGACCTCAAGCCGGCGACGTCGGCGGGCGAAGAGATCGGGGCCCGCGGCTCCATCGGCGGCGCGATCGCCTACGACGTGGCCCTCTTCCATCTGGCCACCGACAACGACTTCGGCCGCTACCGGATCAGCTCGCGCCCGCTGGAGACTTTTTACGGCAACGTCGGTTCGACCACCCGCTACGGCTTGGAAGCGTCGCTGTCCTGGTATCCGATTGATCCCCTGGCTCTGCGCCTGGCCTATACCTACAGCCGCTTCAAATACGACTCCGTCCAGACGCTCGACGCGTTCGCCGTCTACGAAGGCACGTGGATGCCCAACTCGCCCGAGCGCCAGCTCTATCTCGACGCCGAGCTCAAGATAACACCCGCGCTGACAGCGGGTGCCGCGCTGGAGTATGTCAGTTCCTGGTACATCGACTCGACGAACCGGGTCTATTCGTTCGACCCGGTCCTCTACCCCGGCGTCTTATACGGCCGGACCGATCCCTACGGACTCGTCCATGTCCGGCTGGGCTACAAGTTCGAGATCGGGAGGAATCCGTTCGAGCTGCTCCTCTCCGGCCGGAACATCTTCGGCGTCGAGTACTACGGCTTCACCGAGCCCGATCCGGACGGCAACTCCTACCAGCCCGCGGCCACGGCCGAGTGGTCTATCGGCTTGCGGGTCGGCCTCGGCAAGAAATAG
- the lipA gene encoding lipoyl synthase: MTNHPPESIPSPRKPDWLKVKFPSQDDYFSVSALLQKHGLNTICRSAQCPNRAECWTERTATFLILGDVCTRNCAFCAVTKGAPVSPEPDEPERVAEAAASLGLRYVVVTSVTRDDLPDGGAAHFARVIGALRARIPGVRVETLIPDFAGFEAPLRAVLEAGPDVLAHNLETVEPFYARIGRPAANYRRSLEVLRLAKSLGPAAVKSGLMIGLGETEDELRRALAALRETGCDLLTIGQYLRPSKSHAPVARYYTPDDFERLRREALGLGFAGVESGPLVRSSFHAHKLHAELAGARREA, from the coding sequence TTGACGAATCATCCTCCCGAATCCATCCCGTCTCCACGCAAACCCGACTGGTTGAAGGTCAAGTTCCCCTCGCAGGATGACTATTTCTCTGTCTCCGCCCTCCTGCAAAAGCATGGGTTGAACACCATCTGCCGCAGCGCCCAGTGCCCCAACCGGGCCGAGTGCTGGACCGAGCGGACGGCGACATTCCTCATCCTGGGGGATGTCTGCACCCGGAACTGCGCCTTCTGCGCCGTGACCAAAGGCGCGCCGGTCTCCCCCGAACCCGACGAGCCCGAGCGAGTCGCCGAGGCGGCGGCCTCGCTGGGGCTTCGTTACGTCGTCGTGACCTCGGTCACCCGGGACGACCTGCCCGACGGCGGGGCGGCCCATTTCGCCCGCGTCATCGGGGCGCTGCGGGCCCGCATCCCCGGGGTCCGGGTCGAAACCCTCATTCCCGACTTCGCCGGCTTCGAGGCGCCGCTTCGCGCCGTCCTCGAAGCCGGGCCCGACGTCCTGGCCCACAACCTGGAGACGGTCGAGCCCTTCTACGCCCGGATCGGGCGGCCGGCCGCGAACTATCGCCGGTCGCTGGAAGTCCTCCGCCTGGCCAAATCTCTGGGCCCGGCCGCCGTCAAATCGGGCCTCATGATCGGCCTGGGCGAGACCGAGGACGAGCTGCGGCGGGCGCTGGCCGCGCTTCGTGAAACCGGCTGCGACCTTCTGACCATCGGCCAGTATCTGCGCCCCTCCAAAAGCCACGCCCCCGTGGCCCGCTATTACACGCCCGACGACTTCGAGCGCTTGCGCCGCGAGGCCCTCGGCCTCGGCTTTGCCGGCGTCGAGTCGGGGCCCCTCGTCCGCAGCTCGTTCCACGCCCACAAGCTCCACGCCGAGCTGGCCGGCGCGCGGAGGGAGGCCTGA
- the rpsU gene encoding 30S ribosomal protein S21 produces MAFVLIDEGESLESALKRFKRKVQQEAIIKEIKKHSVYFKPGEKKRMKEAQARKRMRRRMKREKDLEY; encoded by the coding sequence TTGGCTTTTGTCCTTATTGACGAAGGTGAATCGCTGGAGAGCGCACTGAAGCGCTTCAAGCGCAAAGTGCAGCAGGAAGCGATCATCAAGGAGATCAAGAAGCATTCCGTGTACTTCAAGCCTGGCGAGAAGAAGCGTATGAAAGAAGCCCAGGCCCGGAAGCGGATGCGGCGCCGGATGAAGCGCGAAAAAGACCTCGAATATTGA